One genomic window of Medicago truncatula cultivar Jemalong A17 chromosome 1, MtrunA17r5.0-ANR, whole genome shotgun sequence includes the following:
- the LOC11428090 gene encoding gibberellin-regulated protein 1: MAFSKFLAASLLASLLLLHLVDATDQSAQAYSQGSLLRKIDCNGACVARCRLSSRPKLCHRACGTCCRRCNCVPPGTAGNQEKCPCYASQTTRGGKPKCP, from the exons ATGGCTTTCTCTAAGTTTCTAGCTGCTTCCCTTCTTGCATCACTCCTCCTTCTTCATCTTGTTGATGCAACAGATCAATCA GCGCAGGCATATTCACAGGGTTCTCTTCTTCGGAAAATAG ATTGCAATGGAGCATGCGTTGCAAGGTGTCGTTTATCATCGCGACCAAAATTGTGCCATAGAGCTTGCGGGACTTGTTGCAGAAGATGTAACTGTGTGCCACCTGGCACTGCTGGCAACCAAGAAAAGTGTCCTTGTTATGCCAGCCAGACTACCCGTGGTGGCAAACCCAAGTGCCCTTAG